The Populus nigra chromosome 14, ddPopNigr1.1, whole genome shotgun sequence genome has a segment encoding these proteins:
- the LOC133672597 gene encoding anaphase-promoting complex subunit 10-like isoform X4 — protein sequence MILEKWEKKLLGVLVLANLETGSLLLEMTILTLIGNGAQPHLVNIQFQKKVKLQLDESYTPSKISIRAGDGFHNLKEIKTMELVKPTGWVYLSLSGNDPRETFVNTFMLQIAVLSNHLNGRDTHVRQIKVYGPQLNPFPHQPFQFTSREFITYSSVR from the exons ATGATCTTAGAGAAATGGGAAAAAAAGCTGCTTGGAGTGTTAGTTCTTGCAAACCTGGAAACGGGGTCTCTTCTCTTAGAGATGACAATCTTGACACTTATTGGCA ATGGAGCACAGCCCCATTTGGTTAATATTCAATTTCAGAAGAAAGTGAAGCTGCAA CTTGATGAGAGTTATACACCTAGTAAGATTTCGATTCGTGCTGGTGATGGGTTTCATAATTTGAAG gAGATTAAGACTATGGAACTTGTGAAGCCAACTGGGTGGGTTTATCTTTCCTTATCTGGAAATGATCCCAG GGAAACATTTGTCAATACATTTATGTTGCAAATTGCAGTGCTATCAAATCACCTTAATGGAAGGGATACTCATGTACGCCAGATCAAAGTTTATGGACCTCAGCT GAACCCTTTTCCACATCAGCCTTTTCAATTTACTTCAAGGGAATTCATTACATACTCTTCTGTGAGATGA
- the LOC133672597 gene encoding anaphase-promoting complex subunit 10-like isoform X1, with product MATESSEGEEEGKITGGNKLLVIEDDLREMGKKAAWSVSSCKPGNGVSSLRDDNLDTYWQSDGAQPHLVNIQFQKKVKLQLVVLYVDFKLDESYTPSKISIRAGDGFHNLKEIKTMELVKPTGWVYLSLSGNDPRETFVNTFMLQIAVLSNHLNGRDTHVRQIKVYGPQLNPFPHQPFQFTSREFITYSSVR from the exons ATGGCGACAGAATCAtcagaaggagaagaagaagggaagATCACAGGAGGAAACAAGCTCTTGGTTATAGAAGATGATCTTAGAGAAATGGGAAAAAAAGCTGCTTGGAGTGTTAGTTCTTGCAAACCTGGAAACGGGGTCTCTTCTCTTAGAGATGACAATCTTGACACTTATTGGCA ATCAGATGGAGCACAGCCCCATTTGGTTAATATTCAATTTCAGAAGAAAGTGAAGCTGCAA ttAGTTGTTCTTTATGTGGATTTTAAGCTTGATGAGAGTTATACACCTAGTAAGATTTCGATTCGTGCTGGTGATGGGTTTCATAATTTGAAG gAGATTAAGACTATGGAACTTGTGAAGCCAACTGGGTGGGTTTATCTTTCCTTATCTGGAAATGATCCCAG GGAAACATTTGTCAATACATTTATGTTGCAAATTGCAGTGCTATCAAATCACCTTAATGGAAGGGATACTCATGTACGCCAGATCAAAGTTTATGGACCTCAGCT GAACCCTTTTCCACATCAGCCTTTTCAATTTACTTCAAGGGAATTCATTACATACTCTTCTGTGAGATGA
- the LOC133673138 gene encoding tubby-like F-box protein 5, giving the protein MSIKSIVRELKEMKDGIGNISRRGLEGKHWRGRARSHIAPDETPAETDQIEQGQWANLPPELLLDIIRRVEESETSWPARAVVVHCASVCRSWREITKEIVKTPEQCGRLTFPISLKQPGHRESPIQCFIKRDTATSTFLLYYGLVPSEGENDKLLLAARKIRRATCSDFIVSLVSDDFSRASNTYVGKLRSNFLGTKFTMYDCEPTFEVPTQTQHANRISRRFHSRQVSPRLPACNYSIGTITYELNVLRSRGPRRMHCMMHSIPMSSIEEGGTVPTLTSLTETFGGQFPHLSTSKGKESVSDISSPSPSQSPVPTQGSEEPLVLKNKAPRWHEQLQCWCLNFRGRVTVASVKNFQLVAAVESFHNVSSADQERVILQFGKIGKDIFTMDYRYPLSAFQAFAICLSSFDTKPACE; this is encoded by the exons ATGTCCATCAAAAGCATCGTGCGTGAGTTGAAAGAGATGAAAGATGGGATTGGAAACATATCAAGGCGAGGACTTGAAGGGAAACATTGGCGTGGCAGGGCAAGGTCACATATTGCACCAGATGAAACACCAGCTGAAACTGATCAGATTGAGCAGGGTCAGTGGGCGAATCTACCGCCAGAATTGCTTTTGGATATCATTAGGAGGGTAGAAGAGAGTGAAACCTCATGGCCTGCTCGGGCAGTTGTTGTTCATTGTGCTTCAGTCTGTAGGTCATGGAGAGAAATTACTAAGGAGATTGTAAAAACTCCTGAGCAATGTGGGAGGCTGACATTTCCCATATCATTGAAGCAG CCGGGTCATCGCGAGTCGCCCATACAGTGCTTTATTAAGAGGGATACTGCAACTTCTACATTTCTGTTGTACTATGGTCTGGTGCCTT CTGAGGGTGAGAATGATAAGTTGCTTTTAGCGGCCAGAAAGATCAGAAGGGCAACATGCTCAGATTTCATAGTATCTTTGGTTTCAGATGATTTTTCTCGGGCCAGCAACACATATGTTGGTAAATTGAG GTCCAACTTTTTGGGAACCAAGTTCACTATGTATGATTGTGAACCTACATTTGAAGTGCCAACGCAAACACAACATGCTAACCGGATAAGTCGCAGATTCCATTCTAGGCAGGTGTCTCCAAGATTACCTGCATGTAACTATAGCATAGGCACTATCACCTATGAGCTCAATGTTCTTCGCTCAAGAGGACCGAGGAGAATGCATTGCATGATGCACTCTATTCCAATGTCTTCCATTGAGGAGGGGGGCACTGTCCCAACACTAACTTCATTAACAGAGACATTTGGTGGCCAGTTTCCTCACCTGTCAACTTCAAAAGGGAAGGAATCAGTCTCAGATATTAGTTCCCCAAGCCCCTCTCAATCACCAGTACCAACCCAAGGTTCAGAAGAGCCCCTGGTTCTTAAAAACAAGGCCCCTAGATGGCATGAGCAGCTACAGTGCTGGTGCTTAAATTTCAGGGGTCGTGTCACTGTTGCTTCTGTTAAGAACTTCCAACTTGTCGCAGCTGTTGAATCGTTTCACAATGTGTCTTCTGCAGATCAAGAAAGGGTAATTTTACAATTTGGGAAAATTGGAAAAGACATCTTCACCATGGATTATCGCTATCCACTTTCAGCCTTCCAAGCTTTTGCAATCTGCCTGAGCAGCTTTGATACCAAACCAGCTTGTGAATGA
- the LOC133672597 gene encoding anaphase-promoting complex subunit 10-like isoform X2, which produces MATESSEGEEEGKITGGNKLLVIEDDLREMGKKAAWSVSSCKPGNGVSSLRDDNLDTYWQSDGAQPHLVNIQFQKKVKLQLDESYTPSKISIRAGDGFHNLKEIKTMELVKPTGWVYLSLSGNDPRETFVNTFMLQIAVLSNHLNGRDTHVRQIKVYGPQLNPFPHQPFQFTSREFITYSSVR; this is translated from the exons ATGGCGACAGAATCAtcagaaggagaagaagaagggaagATCACAGGAGGAAACAAGCTCTTGGTTATAGAAGATGATCTTAGAGAAATGGGAAAAAAAGCTGCTTGGAGTGTTAGTTCTTGCAAACCTGGAAACGGGGTCTCTTCTCTTAGAGATGACAATCTTGACACTTATTGGCA ATCAGATGGAGCACAGCCCCATTTGGTTAATATTCAATTTCAGAAGAAAGTGAAGCTGCAA CTTGATGAGAGTTATACACCTAGTAAGATTTCGATTCGTGCTGGTGATGGGTTTCATAATTTGAAG gAGATTAAGACTATGGAACTTGTGAAGCCAACTGGGTGGGTTTATCTTTCCTTATCTGGAAATGATCCCAG GGAAACATTTGTCAATACATTTATGTTGCAAATTGCAGTGCTATCAAATCACCTTAATGGAAGGGATACTCATGTACGCCAGATCAAAGTTTATGGACCTCAGCT GAACCCTTTTCCACATCAGCCTTTTCAATTTACTTCAAGGGAATTCATTACATACTCTTCTGTGAGATGA
- the LOC133673370 gene encoding transcription factor HBI1-like, with the protein MLSEKHIFCMDMSVLERQQARFKWLLLLQQENNYVNQYNSIESCSMPPDLFHGFFDHESMNGDRIDWKEQPEIYLGNNDLPKYGGFSLNGTEFVANNKMDFGEAEVTARSLEIDHCLSRTSSCQIGVVEAAKIEEVVAVNVAGEDVTLMENKQSNHGRRDNSNKRKAEFIAAEERDDKIKLEEDEPKVKEKGSPEISADSSKENQKTSALPKTDYIHVRARRGQATDSHSLAERARREKISKKMKYLQDLVPGCNKITGRAGMLDEIINYVQSLQRQVEFISMKLAAVNRRPDTDNVSGKESPAYIASFPAATMSSTIANLPHLQLNLVQQQATSSRPKALTDTFQLVPEKATSSSALINDLCLHHSLAQVQPFWDADSQNLQNLGFH; encoded by the exons ATGCTGTCTGAAAAACACATCTTTTGCATGGATATGAGTGTGTTAGAAAGACAGCAAGCGAGGTTCAAGTGGCTGCTGCTACTGCAGCAGGAGAACAACTACGTAAACCAATACAATTCCATTGAATCCTGTTCAATGCCTCCTGATCTGTTTCATGGCTTCTTTGATCATGAGTCAATGAATGGAGATAGGATTGATTGGAAGGAGCAGCCCGAAATCTATCTGGGGAACAATGATTTGCCAAAATATGGTGGTTTTTCATTGAATGGCACAGAGTTCGTAGCTAATAATAAGATGGATTTTGGAGAAGCAGAGGTAACGGCACGGTCTCTCGAGATTGATCATTGTCTTTCAAGGACTTCTAGTTGCCAAATTGGGGTCGTGGAGGCTGCAAAAATAGAGGAGGTGGTAGCAGTAAATGTGGCAGGTGAAGATGTGACCTTGATGGAGAATAAGCAATCCAACCATGGTAGGAGAGACAATTCAAATAAGAGGAAAGCAGAG TTTATTGCAGCAGAAGAGAGGGACGATAAGATTAAATTAGAAGAAGATGAGCCCAAGGTTAAAGAGAAAGGCAGTCCAGAAATTTCAGCAGATTCTTCGAAGGAAAATCAGAAGACTTCAGCCTTGCCTAAGACAGACTACATTCATGTGCGGGCACGTCGCGGCCAGGCTACTGACAGTCACAGCTTAGCAGAAAGA GCCAGGAGGGAAAAGATTagtaagaaaatgaaatacCTGCAAGATCTAGTCCCTGGATGCAACAAGATAACAGGCAGGGCCGGAATGCTTGACGAAATCATCAATTATGTCCAATCTCTTCAAAGACAAGTAGAG TTCATATCCATGAAACTTGCTGCTGTAAATCGAAGACCAGATACCGACAACGTTTCCGGTAAAGAG TCACCTGCTTACATCGCAAGTTTTCCAGCAGCCACTATGTCATCAACAATTGCCAATTTGCCCCACCTTCAACTGAATCTAGTGCAACAACAGGCAACAAGCAGTAGACCGAAAGCTTTGACAGATACTTTTCAACTTGTGCCTGAAAAAGCTACAAGCTCCTCAGCATTGATCAATGACCTATGCCTTCATCATTCACTAGCT CAAGTCCAACCTTTTTGGGATGCTGACTCACAAAACCTTCAAAATTTGGGATTCCATTAA
- the LOC133672597 gene encoding anaphase-promoting complex subunit 10-like isoform X3, with product MILEKWEKKLLGVLVLANLETGSLLLEMTILTLIGNGAQPHLVNIQFQKKVKLQLVVLYVDFKLDESYTPSKISIRAGDGFHNLKEIKTMELVKPTGWVYLSLSGNDPRETFVNTFMLQIAVLSNHLNGRDTHVRQIKVYGPQLNPFPHQPFQFTSREFITYSSVR from the exons ATGATCTTAGAGAAATGGGAAAAAAAGCTGCTTGGAGTGTTAGTTCTTGCAAACCTGGAAACGGGGTCTCTTCTCTTAGAGATGACAATCTTGACACTTATTGGCA ATGGAGCACAGCCCCATTTGGTTAATATTCAATTTCAGAAGAAAGTGAAGCTGCAA ttAGTTGTTCTTTATGTGGATTTTAAGCTTGATGAGAGTTATACACCTAGTAAGATTTCGATTCGTGCTGGTGATGGGTTTCATAATTTGAAG gAGATTAAGACTATGGAACTTGTGAAGCCAACTGGGTGGGTTTATCTTTCCTTATCTGGAAATGATCCCAG GGAAACATTTGTCAATACATTTATGTTGCAAATTGCAGTGCTATCAAATCACCTTAATGGAAGGGATACTCATGTACGCCAGATCAAAGTTTATGGACCTCAGCT GAACCCTTTTCCACATCAGCCTTTTCAATTTACTTCAAGGGAATTCATTACATACTCTTCTGTGAGATGA